The following coding sequences are from one Lolium rigidum isolate FL_2022 chromosome 6, APGP_CSIRO_Lrig_0.1, whole genome shotgun sequence window:
- the LOC124663122 gene encoding profilin-2-like → MSWQTYVDEHLMCDIEGHHLASAAILGHDGTVWAQSADFPSLKPEDMAGIMKDFDEPGTLAPTGMFIGGAKYMVIQGEPGAVIRGKKGAGGVTLKKTGQALVVGIYDEPMTPGQCNLVVERLGDYLVEQGM, encoded by the exons ATGTCGTGGCAGACGTACGTGGACGAGCACCTGATGTGCGACATCGAGGGCCACCacctcgcctccgccgccatcCTCGGCCACGACGGCACCGTCTGGGCCCAGAGCGCAGACTTCCCCTCG TTGAAGCCGGAGGACATGGCCGGCATCATGAAGGATTTCGACGAGCCGGGCACCCTTGCCCCGACCGGGATGTTTATTGGAGGAGCGAAGTACATGGTCATCCAAGGGGAACCTGGGGCCGTCATCCGTGGCAAGAAG GGAGCAGGAGGCGTCACCTTGAAGAAGACCGGGCAGGCGCTGGTGGTGGGCATCTACGACGAGCCCATGACCCCGGGGCAGTGCAACCTGGTGGTGGAGAGGCTGGGCGACTACCTCGTAGAGCAGGGCATGTAG